A genomic region of Antennarius striatus isolate MH-2024 chromosome 2, ASM4005453v1, whole genome shotgun sequence contains the following coding sequences:
- the stk35 gene encoding serine/threonine-protein kinase 35: MLTFNKKEVMDMCEVKKTRKVGGGIHGCRRTVAAGKLRRDVALGKILRSRTAEDNTHTSLMEDDKNFFTFSVCRSDRLEHNVVVSPCYSLIREVGRGSYGVVYEAIARKTGTRVAVKRLQCDAPENVELALAEFWALTSLENRHQNVIQLEECVLQKNGLAQKINHGNKRSKQYLGLVETSLKGERILGYPKEPCYLWFVMEYCEGGDLNQYILSRRPDPQTNRSFMRQLTSALAFLHKNNIVHRDLKPDNILISQKFGSPIVKVADFGLSKVCAGLNSEDVLAAGMGGKSSNHNNIVNLNKYWLSSACGSDFYMAPEVWEGHYTAKADIFALGIIIWAMIERITFIDAESKRELLGTYIRQGSEIVPVGEALLENPKMILHIPLRSRSTMSEGVRNLLQDMLAVNPQDRPDASQLEVRMDQVTCAT, encoded by the exons ATGCTTACTTTCAACAAGAAAGAAGTTATGGATATGTGCGAAGTCAAAAAAACGAGAAAGGTAGGCGGAGGTATTCATGGCTGCAGGAGGACCGTGGCCGCCGGGAAGCTAAGGAGAGATGTAGCGTTAGGGAAAATCCTGCGGTCACGCACAGCGGAGGATAACACTCACACAAGTCTCATGGAGGACGACAAGAACTTCTTCACCTTCAGTGTCTGCCGGAGCGACCGACTTGAGCACAATGTGGTTGTGTCTCCCTGCTACAGCCTGATAAGGGAGGTCGGTCGCGGAAGCTACGGGGTGGTGTATGAGGCGATAGCTCGGAAAACAGGGACAAGGGTAGCGGTAAAGAGGCTCCAATGTGACGCTCCGGAAAATGTCGAATTGGCTCTTGCTGAGTTCTGGGCCCTGACAAGCTTGGAGAACCGACATCAAAATGTGATCCAACTGGAGGAATGTGTTCTACAAAAGAATGGACTGGCTCAGAAAATCAACCATGGAAACAAGAGGTCCAAACAGTACCTGGGCTTGGTGGAGACTTCACTCAAAG GGGAACGGATTTTGGGTTATCCAAAGGAGCCATGTTACCTCTGGTTTGTCATGGAGTATTGCGAGGGTGGGGATCTAAACCAGTACATTTTGTCCCGTCGACCAGACCCCCAAACCAACAGGAGCTTTATGCGCCAGCTTACGAGTGCCCTTGCTTTCCTGCACAAGAACAACATTGTTCACCGTGACTTGAAACCAGACAACATTCTCATCTCACAGAAATTTGGTTCACCTATTGTAAAGGTGGCTGATTTTGGCCTAAGTAAAGTTTGTGCTGGTCTTAACAGTGAAGATGTCCTGGCAGCAGGAATGGGTGGAAAAAGTAGTAACCATAACAATATTGTCAACCTAAACAAGTACTGGTTGTCATCAGCATGTGGCTCAGACTTCTACATGGCTCCTGAGGTGTGGGAGGGCCACTACACAGCCAAAGCTGATATCTTTGCCTTGGGAATTATCATCTGGGCAATGATCGAGCGGATCACTTTCATAGATGCCGAGTCAAAGCGTGAATTGCTTGGTACCTATATACGCCAGGGATCAGAGATTGTACCTGTTGGGGAAGCCCTTTTGGAGAACCCCAAGATGATTCTCCACATCCCTTTGAGATCCCGGAGCACCATGTCTGAGGGAGTGAGAAACCTACTTCAGGATATGCTTGCAGTAAACCCTCAGGACCGACCTGATGCCTCTCAGCTGGAGGTGCGGATGGACCAAGTCACCTGTGCAACATGA